A genomic segment from Rhodothermales bacterium encodes:
- a CDS encoding FixH family protein gives MQPSTPNGHPSAGAPPPHSGWQWPAFVIGLLATSVLTMMGFLFLANQDGGAQVIDNYYQKAVDWDVLKAEKARSDALGWTARLDVASGQRISLLIHDVAGQPVRDARVTLVAFRPQFSDAQAELDLRLNPETGAYEALLPAAGEGLWDFEIRALRDSSTFITTIRKTL, from the coding sequence ATGCAACCGTCAACCCCTAACGGGCACCCCAGCGCCGGGGCGCCGCCACCCCATTCGGGCTGGCAGTGGCCGGCCTTTGTCATCGGTCTCCTGGCCACCAGCGTCCTCACTATGATGGGCTTCCTGTTCCTCGCGAACCAGGATGGCGGGGCGCAGGTCATCGACAATTATTACCAGAAGGCCGTCGATTGGGACGTGCTGAAAGCCGAAAAGGCCCGCAGCGACGCCCTCGGCTGGACGGCTCGTCTGGATGTAGCATCCGGCCAGCGAATTAGCTTGTTGATTCACGATGTCGCCGGCCAGCCCGTACGCGACGCCCGAGTGACCCTCGTCGCCTTCCGTCCTCAATTCTCCGACGCCCAGGCTGAACTCGACCTCCGGCTGAATCCCGAGACGGGCGCCTACGAGGCCCTGTTGCCGGCCGCGGGCGAGGGGTTGTGGGATTTCGAGATCCGCGCCCTCCGCGATTCGTCGACGTTTATCACTACCATCCGCAAGACGTTGTAG
- the ccoG gene encoding cytochrome c oxidase accessory protein CcoG has protein sequence MKHSEQPPSFVTESPRILESPEDVLSTLGADGKRHWIYPVPSPGRFMFWRKVVGYALVVLYLALPVIHIGGKPAVLLDFVHREFALLGLTFYPTDTLLLLLFGVSLVLVVVVGTALLGRVWCGWACPQTVYLEFVFRPIERLIEGKEHIRKKRDEGPLTWDRAWRKGLKLSIYLMIALVLAHTFVAYFIGWSTLIDWVLAPPGEHFGFFGMMALTTGLILYDFGYFREQMCTIACPYARMQSVLLDTDSLIVSYDPGRGEPRAKRSRKTMDEEAAGERPAMGDCIDCLACVRTCPTGIDIRNGLQMECIACTQCIDACDSIMDKIGKPLGLVRYTSEHALAGQKSRLLRPRTVLYTLLIVFVSSLFVVGLMTRSNYDINIGRVTGSPFMELPDGTVANRLRFRLRNQTGTPAAMTIATTMPDEIELRFVGAHPVELQPGEMLRLEAWIVVPTSFFHEATSREASFTFTTLDGFTESVPFPLLGPSAHATVNP, from the coding sequence ATGAAACACTCCGAACAACCCCCGTCGTTTGTGACGGAATCTCCCCGGATCCTCGAGTCTCCCGAGGACGTGCTCAGCACACTCGGGGCCGACGGCAAGCGGCACTGGATCTACCCGGTGCCCAGCCCGGGTCGGTTTATGTTCTGGCGGAAGGTGGTGGGGTATGCCCTGGTAGTCCTCTATCTGGCGCTGCCGGTGATCCACATCGGGGGAAAGCCGGCTGTGTTGCTGGATTTCGTACACCGCGAATTCGCACTTCTTGGTCTCACGTTTTACCCGACCGACACGCTGCTGCTGCTCCTGTTCGGGGTGAGCCTGGTGCTGGTCGTCGTCGTGGGCACGGCGCTTCTGGGCCGTGTCTGGTGTGGCTGGGCGTGCCCGCAGACGGTGTACCTCGAGTTTGTGTTCAGACCCATTGAACGGCTCATCGAAGGCAAGGAGCACATCCGCAAGAAACGGGACGAGGGGCCGCTCACCTGGGACCGGGCGTGGCGCAAGGGGCTCAAACTGAGTATCTACCTGATGATTGCCCTGGTGTTGGCGCATACGTTCGTGGCCTATTTCATTGGATGGTCCACCCTGATCGACTGGGTGTTGGCGCCGCCCGGCGAACACTTCGGGTTTTTCGGGATGATGGCCCTCACGACGGGCTTGATCCTGTACGACTTTGGGTATTTTCGCGAGCAGATGTGTACGATCGCATGTCCGTACGCCCGCATGCAGTCTGTGCTGCTGGACACGGACTCACTCATCGTCTCCTACGACCCCGGGCGCGGCGAGCCGCGGGCGAAGCGATCCCGCAAGACGATGGACGAGGAAGCCGCTGGTGAACGGCCGGCGATGGGCGATTGCATCGACTGCCTGGCGTGTGTACGGACCTGCCCTACGGGGATCGACATCCGGAATGGCCTGCAAATGGAGTGCATCGCCTGCACCCAGTGCATCGACGCCTGCGACTCGATCATGGACAAGATCGGCAAGCCGCTCGGCCTGGTTCGGTATACCTCCGAACACGCGTTGGCCGGCCAGAAATCGCGCCTGCTGCGCCCCCGCACGGTGCTGTACACGTTGCTCATCGTGTTTGTCAGCAGCCTGTTCGTGGTCGGGCTGATGACACGATCCAACTACGACATCAACATCGGCCGCGTAACCGGTTCGCCGTTCATGGAGCTGCCGGACGGCACGGTCGCCAATCGGCTTCGTTTCCGGCTGCGTAACCAGACCGGCACGCCGGCCGCCATGACGATCGCCACTACGATGCCCGACGAGATAGAACTGCGGTTCGTGGGCGCGCATCCCGTCGAACTCCAACCCGGTGAGATGCTCCGGCTCGAAGCCTGGATCGTCGTGCCGACCTCTTTCTTCCACGAAGCGACCAGCCGCGAAGCCTCGTTCACCTTTACTACGTTGGACGGCTTCACGGAATCGGTCCCCTTCCCCTTACTCGGTCCATCCGCCCATGCAACCGTCAACCCCTAA
- a CDS encoding c-type cytochrome, with protein sequence MSETPHTAPEGTSDDAPIIRGHNYDGIKEYDNPMPGWWVWGFWISIIFAPIYVLGVHYMGFLDSYEDDLAQGQEELQVMRHAYAEANPDAAVDASALDMIVDNPLMAQAGAAHYAAQCAVCHGAEGQGLIGPNLADAYWVHGASNTALFDVITKGVLEKGMPPWEPIFSPEERGELVAYIKSLQGTNPPNPKAPEGELVAES encoded by the coding sequence ATGTCTGAAACCCCGCATACCGCACCGGAGGGCACTTCCGACGACGCCCCCATCATCCGGGGGCATAATTACGACGGCATCAAGGAATACGACAACCCGATGCCGGGTTGGTGGGTCTGGGGCTTCTGGATCAGCATCATCTTCGCCCCTATATACGTCCTGGGCGTCCACTACATGGGCTTCCTCGATAGTTATGAGGACGATCTGGCGCAGGGACAGGAGGAACTCCAGGTGATGCGCCATGCGTACGCCGAGGCCAACCCCGACGCCGCGGTGGACGCCTCAGCGTTGGATATGATCGTCGACAACCCGCTGATGGCCCAGGCCGGCGCGGCCCACTACGCCGCGCAGTGCGCCGTGTGCCACGGCGCGGAAGGACAGGGGCTTATCGGGCCTAACCTGGCCGATGCGTACTGGGTCCATGGCGCCTCGAATACGGCGCTCTTCGATGTGATCACGAAGGGCGTGCTGGAGAAAGGCATGCCGCCCTGGGAGCCGATCTTCTCCCCGGAAGAACGCGGCGAGCTGGTGGCGTATATCAAGTCGCTGCAGGGCACCAATCCGCCCAACCCGAAAGCGCCTGAGGGCGAACTTGTTGCGGAATCGTAA
- the ccoO gene encoding cytochrome-c oxidase, cbb3-type subunit II: MAKQFIRTNGLHRKLEGWPLLFSILVGVSILVGGAIEFLPLALVSSNIPRISTVTPYTPLELAGRDLYIREGCNNCHSQQVRPFRDEVERYGEYSKPGEFVYDHPFLWGSKRTGPDLARVGGKYPDLWHVRHMEDPRSTSPRSLMPPYDWLLRKEANLDVLPTKLRALSRIGVPYTEDDIANATANARQQAEQIATGVAAQGGPAGLESKEIIAMVAYLQRLGKDLKAAPEFQQSAGVIP; encoded by the coding sequence ATGGCAAAGCAATTTATCAGGACAAACGGCCTGCATCGTAAGCTCGAAGGGTGGCCGCTGCTCTTTTCCATACTCGTCGGGGTGTCTATCCTCGTAGGCGGCGCGATCGAGTTCCTGCCGCTGGCGCTGGTGTCGAGCAATATCCCCCGAATATCGACCGTCACTCCGTATACGCCGCTGGAGTTGGCCGGCCGGGATCTGTACATCCGCGAAGGCTGCAACAACTGCCATTCGCAGCAGGTGCGGCCGTTCCGCGACGAAGTGGAGCGTTACGGGGAGTATTCGAAGCCGGGTGAGTTCGTGTACGACCATCCGTTCCTCTGGGGCTCGAAGCGCACCGGGCCGGACCTGGCCCGCGTCGGGGGCAAGTACCCGGATCTGTGGCACGTCCGCCACATGGAGGATCCGCGTTCGACGAGCCCGCGCTCGCTCATGCCGCCTTACGACTGGTTGCTTCGGAAGGAGGCGAATCTGGACGTGCTGCCGACCAAGCTCCGCGCGCTGAGCCGTATCGGCGTCCCCTATACGGAGGACGATATTGCGAACGCGACCGCGAATGCCCGCCAGCAGGCGGAACAGATCGCCACGGGCGTGGCCGCCCAGGGTGGGCCGGCCGGGCTGGAGAGCAAAGAGATCATTGCCATGGTTGCCTATCTGCAGCGTCTCGGGAAGGACCTGAAGGCCGCGCCTGAATTTCAACAGTCTGCCGGGGTGATCCCATGA
- the ccoN gene encoding cytochrome-c oxidase, cbb3-type subunit I: METGTRILQPGVGSERSDYQLFTYDEGIVRMFVWATAIWGLVGMLVGALIALQLPYWPANLGEYLSFGRLRPLHTNAVIFAFGGNAIFTAVYYSTQRLCKARMFSDLMSRIHFWGWQGIIVSAALTLPLGITTSKEYAELEWPIDIAIAVIWIIFGVNFFMTLKHRREQHLYVALWFYIATIITIAVLHVGNSLAIPATLFKSYSIYAGVQDAFIQWWYGHNAVAFFLTTPFLGLMYYFLPKAADRPVFSYRLSIVHFWSLVFLYIWAGPHHLNYTSLPEWAATLGMVFSVMLWMPSWGGMINGLFTLRGAWHKLRDSVVLKMYVIAITFYGMSTFEGPLLSVKAVNALSHYTDWTIGHAHAGALGWNGFMTFGMIYWLLPRLWRTELWSQKLATTHFWLGTIGMLLYVFALYTAGVTQGLMWRAFDEAGRLTYPDFMETVIQIVPMYWVRLIGGLMYLSGVVLMLINMVQTARSAPKELPDPAFALPTAASGHSA, from the coding sequence ATGGAAACTGGCACCCGAATCCTGCAACCTGGTGTGGGATCCGAGCGATCCGACTACCAGCTGTTCACCTATGACGAGGGCATCGTCCGGATGTTTGTCTGGGCGACGGCCATCTGGGGACTCGTAGGTATGCTCGTAGGTGCGCTCATCGCTCTGCAGCTGCCGTACTGGCCTGCAAATCTGGGCGAATATTTGAGCTTCGGCCGGCTGCGGCCGCTGCATACGAATGCGGTGATCTTCGCGTTCGGCGGCAACGCTATCTTCACGGCCGTATATTATTCCACGCAGCGGCTCTGCAAGGCCCGGATGTTCAGCGACTTGATGAGCCGCATCCACTTTTGGGGGTGGCAGGGCATCATCGTCTCGGCCGCGCTGACGCTACCGTTGGGCATCACGACCAGCAAGGAATACGCGGAGCTCGAGTGGCCGATCGACATCGCGATCGCCGTCATCTGGATCATCTTCGGCGTCAACTTTTTCATGACACTCAAGCACCGCCGCGAGCAGCATTTGTACGTGGCGCTCTGGTTCTACATCGCTACCATCATCACGATCGCTGTGTTGCATGTGGGGAACAGCCTGGCGATCCCGGCGACGTTGTTTAAGAGCTACTCGATCTACGCCGGCGTGCAGGACGCCTTTATCCAGTGGTGGTACGGTCACAACGCGGTGGCCTTCTTCCTTACGACCCCGTTTCTGGGGTTGATGTACTATTTCCTGCCGAAGGCGGCCGATCGGCCGGTGTTCTCCTACCGGCTGTCGATCGTCCACTTCTGGAGCCTCGTGTTTCTGTACATCTGGGCCGGCCCGCATCACCTCAATTACACCTCGCTACCGGAGTGGGCGGCGACGCTCGGGATGGTCTTTTCGGTGATGTTGTGGATGCCCAGTTGGGGCGGCATGATCAACGGCCTGTTCACCCTCCGGGGCGCCTGGCACAAGCTGCGGGATAGCGTCGTGCTCAAGATGTACGTGATCGCGATCACGTTTTATGGCATGTCCACCTTCGAGGGCCCGCTGCTCTCCGTGAAGGCGGTAAACGCGTTGAGCCATTACACGGACTGGACGATCGGCCACGCCCACGCCGGCGCGCTGGGCTGGAACGGGTTCATGACATTCGGCATGATCTACTGGCTGTTGCCGAGGCTCTGGCGCACGGAGTTGTGGAGCCAGAAGCTGGCCACTACGCACTTCTGGCTGGGCACGATCGGGATGCTGCTGTACGTGTTCGCACTGTACACCGCCGGCGTCACGCAGGGCCTTATGTGGCGTGCGTTTGACGAAGCGGGCCGGCTGACGTATCCGGACTTCATGGAGACGGTCATTCAAATCGTTCCTATGTACTGGGTGCGCCTCATCGGCGGCCTCATGTACCTGTCCGGCGTCGTGTTGATGCTCATCAATATGGTGCAGACGGCCCGTTCGGCGCCGAAAGAATTGCCCGATCCGGCCTTCGCGCTCCCGACCGCCGCCAGTGGTCATTCGGCGTAG